The Malus sylvestris chromosome 12, drMalSylv7.2, whole genome shotgun sequence genome contains a region encoding:
- the LOC126593206 gene encoding uncharacterized protein LOC126593206 isoform X8: MPRGRTFATIILTISLLILAVTANLRDHILHVNHVDGTNANANPNDKSQEIANAANHIGKAVNDVANTANSLLNNLATALKPNTDNFTEYPRPALVQEFLLAHNEIRREEKMKPLVWNDTMAQLAEDWAMKQDHHDCQMQHSSYQGMGENLFWAHKAHWLPREAVQDWGHEKVYYNKEKRECEPDKPCEHYTQIIWKDTEQVGCARHKCSNGNLLVVCEYYPPGNWVGMDPFNPIPLSELAHHNLSRTAPSPPASSPSPPPPPSSPNSEASNSGGKHLMKRKGNKGGGHHVPRGQNGQGQGQKGNQAQTNHRQGQKGNQGPINHEQGNQGTSNHEQGQKENQGPSNYGESQKGNQDSSNHGQGQKGNQDSSNHGQGQKENQGPSNYGEGQKGNQSSSNHGQGQKENQGPSNYGEGQKGNQSSSNHGQGQKGNQDSSNYGQGQKENQGPSNYGQGQKGNQSLSNHGQGQKGNQDSSNHGQGQKGNQISSNHRQGQKGNQSSSNHGQGQKGNQSSSNHRQGQKGNQDSSNHGQGQKENQSNYGQGKKGNQSSSNHGQGQKGNQDSSNHGQGQKEKQGPSNYGQNQKGNQDSSNHGQGQNGNQGPNNHRHNQGSHGGGGGHHRQH, translated from the exons ATGCCGCGAGGTCGGACCTTTGCTACCATAATACTCACCATCTCTCTCCTGATCCTCGCGGTCACGGCCAACTTGAGAGATCACATTCTTCATGTCAACCATGTTGATGGAACAAACGCCAATGCTAATCCCAATGATAAATCACAGGAAATAGCCAATGCCGCCAACCACATTGGCAAGGCTGTCAACGACGTTGCCAACACCGCGAATAGCCTTCTCAATAACCTGGCCACCGCGTTGAAACCAAACACGGACAACTTCACCGAGTACCCTCGACCGGCGCTGGTCCAAGAGTTCCTCCTGGCCCATAACGAGATCCGAAGAGAGGAGAAGATGAAGCCGTTGGTGTGGAACGACACGATGGCCCAGTTGGCGGAGGACTGGGCCATGAAGCAGGATCATCACGACTGTCAAATGCAGCATTCATCGTATCAAGGTATGGGGGAGAACTTGTTCTGGGCTCACAAAGCGCATTGGCTGCCGAGGGAGGCAGTGCAAGACTGGGGACATGAGAAGGTGTACTACAACAAAGAAAAGCGCGAGTGCGAACCAGATAAACCATGTGAACATTACACGCAGATTATATGGAAAGACACTGAACAAGTAGGATGCGCCCGACACAAATGCTCCAATGGAAATTTGCTAGTTGTTTGTGAATATTATCCTCCTGGAAATTGGGTCGGTATGGACCCCTTTAACCCAATCCCTTTATCTGAATTAGCTCATCATAACCTGTCGAGGACGGCGCCATCACCACCAGCATCTTCGCCTTCTCCGCCGCCACCACCATCATCGCCTAATAGTGAGGCGTCAAATTCAGGCGGCAAACATTTGATGAAACGAAAG GGTAATAAAGGTGGGGGTCATCATGTGCCACGTGGACAAAATGGACAAGGTCAAGGTCAAAAGGGTAATCAAGCCCAAACTAATCACAGACAAGGTCAAAAGGGAAATCAAGGCCCAATTAACCACGAACAAGGAAATCAAGGCACAAGTAACCACGAACAAGGTCAAAAGGAAAATCAAGGCCCAAGTAACTACGGAGAAAGTCAAAAGGGTAATCAAGACTCAAGTAATCACGGACAAGGTCAAAAGGGTAATCAAGACTCAAGTAATCACGGACAAGGTCAAAAGGAAAATCAAGGCCCAAGTAACTACGGAGAAGGTCAAAAGGGAAATCAAAGCTCAAGTAATCACGGACAAGGTCAAAAGGAAAATCAAGGCCCAAGTAACTACGGAGAAGGTCAAAAGGGAAATCAAAGCTCAAGTAATCACGGACAAGGTCAAAAGGGTAATCAAGACTCAAGTAATTACGGACAAGGTCAGAAGGAAAATCAAGGCCCAAGTAACTACGGACAAGGTCAAAAGGGAAATCAAAGCTTAAGTAATCACGGACAAGGTCAAAAGGGTAATCAAGACTCAAGTAATCACGGACAAGGTCAAAAGGGAAATCAAATCTCAAGTAATCATAGACAAGGTCAAAAGGGAAATCAAAGCTCAAGTAATCACGGACAAGGTCAAAAGGGAAATCAAAGCTCAAGTAATCATAGACAAGGTCAAAAGGGTAATCAAGACTCAAGTAATCACGGACAAG gtcaaaaggaaaatcaaagtaACTACGGACAAGGTAAAAAGGGAAATCAAAGCTCAAGTAATCACGGACAAGGTCAAAAGGGTAATCAAGACTCAAGTAATCACGGCCAAGGTCAAAAGGAAAAGCAAGGCCCAAGTAACTACGGACAAAATCAAAAGGGCAATCAAGACTCAAGTAATCACGGACAAGGTCAAAATGGTAATCAAGGCCCAAATAATCACAGACACAATCAAGGGTCTCATGGTGGCGGTGGCGGTCACCATCGTCAACACTAG
- the LOC126593206 gene encoding uncharacterized protein LOC126593206 isoform X2 has translation MPRGRTFATIILTISLLILAVTANLRDHILHVNHVDGTNANANPNDKSQEIANAANHIGKAVNDVANTANSLLNNLATALKPNTDNFTEYPRPALVQEFLLAHNEIRREEKMKPLVWNDTMAQLAEDWAMKQDHHDCQMQHSSYQGMGENLFWAHKAHWLPREAVQDWGHEKVYYNKEKRECEPDKPCEHYTQIIWKDTEQVGCARHKCSNGNLLVVCEYYPPGNWVGMDPFNPIPLSELAHHNLSRTAPSPPASSPSPPPPPSSPNSEASNSGGKHLMKRKGNKGGGHHVPRGQNGQGQGQKGNQAQTNHRQGQKGNQGPINHEQGNQGTSNHEQGQKENQGPSNYGESQKGNQDSSNHGQGQKGNQDSSNHGQGQKENQGPSNYGEGQKGNQSSSNHGQGQKENQGPSNYGEGQKGNQSSSNHGQGQKGNQDSSNYGQGQKENQGPSNYGQGQKGNQSLSNHGQGQKGNQDSSNHGQGQKGNQISSNHRQGQKGNQSSSNHGQGQKGNQSSSNHRQGQKGNQDSSNHGQGQKGNQDSSNHGQGQKENQSNYGQGKKGNQSSSNHGQGQKGNQDSSNHGQGQKEKQGPSNYGQNQKGNQDSSNHGQGQNGNQGPNNHRHNQGSHGGGGGHHRQH, from the exons ATGCCGCGAGGTCGGACCTTTGCTACCATAATACTCACCATCTCTCTCCTGATCCTCGCGGTCACGGCCAACTTGAGAGATCACATTCTTCATGTCAACCATGTTGATGGAACAAACGCCAATGCTAATCCCAATGATAAATCACAGGAAATAGCCAATGCCGCCAACCACATTGGCAAGGCTGTCAACGACGTTGCCAACACCGCGAATAGCCTTCTCAATAACCTGGCCACCGCGTTGAAACCAAACACGGACAACTTCACCGAGTACCCTCGACCGGCGCTGGTCCAAGAGTTCCTCCTGGCCCATAACGAGATCCGAAGAGAGGAGAAGATGAAGCCGTTGGTGTGGAACGACACGATGGCCCAGTTGGCGGAGGACTGGGCCATGAAGCAGGATCATCACGACTGTCAAATGCAGCATTCATCGTATCAAGGTATGGGGGAGAACTTGTTCTGGGCTCACAAAGCGCATTGGCTGCCGAGGGAGGCAGTGCAAGACTGGGGACATGAGAAGGTGTACTACAACAAAGAAAAGCGCGAGTGCGAACCAGATAAACCATGTGAACATTACACGCAGATTATATGGAAAGACACTGAACAAGTAGGATGCGCCCGACACAAATGCTCCAATGGAAATTTGCTAGTTGTTTGTGAATATTATCCTCCTGGAAATTGGGTCGGTATGGACCCCTTTAACCCAATCCCTTTATCTGAATTAGCTCATCATAACCTGTCGAGGACGGCGCCATCACCACCAGCATCTTCGCCTTCTCCGCCGCCACCACCATCATCGCCTAATAGTGAGGCGTCAAATTCAGGCGGCAAACATTTGATGAAACGAAAG GGTAATAAAGGTGGGGGTCATCATGTGCCACGTGGACAAAATGGACAAGGTCAAGGTCAAAAGGGTAATCAAGCCCAAACTAATCACAGACAAGGTCAAAAGGGAAATCAAGGCCCAATTAACCACGAACAAGGAAATCAAGGCACAAGTAACCACGAACAAGGTCAAAAGGAAAATCAAGGCCCAAGTAACTACGGAGAAAGTCAAAAGGGTAATCAAGACTCAAGTAATCACGGACAAGGTCAAAAGGGTAATCAAGACTCAAGTAATCACGGACAAGGTCAAAAGGAAAATCAAGGCCCAAGTAACTACGGAGAAGGTCAAAAGGGAAATCAAAGCTCAAGTAATCACGGACAAGGTCAAAAGGAAAATCAAGGCCCAAGTAACTACGGAGAAGGTCAAAAGGGAAATCAAAGCTCAAGTAATCACGGACAAGGTCAAAAGGGTAATCAAGACTCAAGTAATTACGGACAAGGTCAGAAGGAAAATCAAGGCCCAAGTAACTACGGACAAGGTCAAAAGGGAAATCAAAGCTTAAGTAATCACGGACAAGGTCAAAAGGGTAATCAAGACTCAAGTAATCACGGACAAGGTCAAAAGGGAAATCAAATCTCAAGTAATCATAGACAAGGTCAAAAGGGAAATCAAAGCTCAAGTAATCACGGACAAGGTCAAAAGGGAAATCAAAGCTCAAGTAATCATAGACAAGGTCAAAAGGGTAATCAAGACTCAAGTAATCACGGACAAGGTCAAAAGGGTAATCAAGACTCAAGTAATCACGGACAAG gtcaaaaggaaaatcaaagtaACTACGGACAAGGTAAAAAGGGAAATCAAAGCTCAAGTAATCACGGACAAGGTCAAAAGGGTAATCAAGACTCAAGTAATCACGGCCAAGGTCAAAAGGAAAAGCAAGGCCCAAGTAACTACGGACAAAATCAAAAGGGCAATCAAGACTCAAGTAATCACGGACAAGGTCAAAATGGTAATCAAGGCCCAAATAATCACAGACACAATCAAGGGTCTCATGGTGGCGGTGGCGGTCACCATCGTCAACACTAG
- the LOC126593206 gene encoding uncharacterized protein LOC126593206 isoform X48, with protein sequence MPRGRTFATIILTISLLILAVTANLRDHILHVNHVDGTNANANPNDKSQEIANAANHIGKAVNDVANTANSLLNNLATALKPNTDNFTEYPRPALVQEFLLAHNEIRREEKMKPLVWNDTMAQLAEDWAMKQDHHDCQMQHSSYQGMGENLFWAHKAHWLPREAVQDWGHEKVYYNKEKRECEPDKPCEHYTQIIWKDTEQVGCARHKCSNGNLLVVCEYYPPGNWVGMDPFNPIPLSELAHHNLSRTAPSPPASSPSPPPPPSSPNSEASNSGGKHLMKRKGNKGGGHHVPRGQNGQGQGQKGNQAQTNHRQGQKGNQGPINHEQGNQGTSNHEQGQKENQGPSNYGESQKGNQDSSNHGQGQKGNQDSSNHGQGQKGNQDSSNHGQGQKGNQDSSNHGQGQKENQSNYGQGKKGNQSSSNHGQGQKGNQDSSNHGQGQKEKQGPSNYGQNQKGNQDSSNHGQGQNGNQGPNNHRHNQGSHGGGGGHHRQH encoded by the exons ATGCCGCGAGGTCGGACCTTTGCTACCATAATACTCACCATCTCTCTCCTGATCCTCGCGGTCACGGCCAACTTGAGAGATCACATTCTTCATGTCAACCATGTTGATGGAACAAACGCCAATGCTAATCCCAATGATAAATCACAGGAAATAGCCAATGCCGCCAACCACATTGGCAAGGCTGTCAACGACGTTGCCAACACCGCGAATAGCCTTCTCAATAACCTGGCCACCGCGTTGAAACCAAACACGGACAACTTCACCGAGTACCCTCGACCGGCGCTGGTCCAAGAGTTCCTCCTGGCCCATAACGAGATCCGAAGAGAGGAGAAGATGAAGCCGTTGGTGTGGAACGACACGATGGCCCAGTTGGCGGAGGACTGGGCCATGAAGCAGGATCATCACGACTGTCAAATGCAGCATTCATCGTATCAAGGTATGGGGGAGAACTTGTTCTGGGCTCACAAAGCGCATTGGCTGCCGAGGGAGGCAGTGCAAGACTGGGGACATGAGAAGGTGTACTACAACAAAGAAAAGCGCGAGTGCGAACCAGATAAACCATGTGAACATTACACGCAGATTATATGGAAAGACACTGAACAAGTAGGATGCGCCCGACACAAATGCTCCAATGGAAATTTGCTAGTTGTTTGTGAATATTATCCTCCTGGAAATTGGGTCGGTATGGACCCCTTTAACCCAATCCCTTTATCTGAATTAGCTCATCATAACCTGTCGAGGACGGCGCCATCACCACCAGCATCTTCGCCTTCTCCGCCGCCACCACCATCATCGCCTAATAGTGAGGCGTCAAATTCAGGCGGCAAACATTTGATGAAACGAAAG GGTAATAAAGGTGGGGGTCATCATGTGCCACGTGGACAAAATGGACAAGGTCAAGGTCAAAAGGGTAATCAAGCCCAAACTAATCACAGACAAGGTCAAAAGGGAAATCAAGGCCCAATTAACCACGAACAAGGAAATCAAGGCACAAGTAACCACGAACAAGGTCAAAAGGAAAATCAAGGCCCAAGTAACTACGGAGAAAGTCAAAAGGGTAATCAAGACTCAAGTAATCACGGACAAGGTCAAAAGGGTAATCAAGACTCAAGTAATCACGGACAAG GTCAAAAGGGTAATCAAGACTCAAGTAATCACGGACAAGGTCAAAAGGGTAATCAAGACTCAAGTAATCACGGACAAGgtcaaaaggaaaatcaaagtaACTACGGACAAGGTAAAAAGGGAAATCAAAGCTCAAGTAATCACGGACAAGGTCAAAAGGGTAATCAAGACTCAAGTAATCACGGCCAAGGTCAAAAGGAAAAGCAAGGCCCAAGTAACTACGGACAAAATCAAAAGGGCAATCAAGACTCAAGTAATCACGGACAAGGTCAAAATGGTAATCAAGGCCCAAATAATCACAGACACAATCAAGGGTCTCATGGTGGCGGTGGCGGTCACCATCGTCAACACTAG
- the LOC126593206 gene encoding uncharacterized protein LOC126593206 isoform X34 — translation MPRGRTFATIILTISLLILAVTANLRDHILHVNHVDGTNANANPNDKSQEIANAANHIGKAVNDVANTANSLLNNLATALKPNTDNFTEYPRPALVQEFLLAHNEIRREEKMKPLVWNDTMAQLAEDWAMKQDHHDCQMQHSSYQGMGENLFWAHKAHWLPREAVQDWGHEKVYYNKEKRECEPDKPCEHYTQIIWKDTEQVGCARHKCSNGNLLVVCEYYPPGNWVGMDPFNPIPLSELAHHNLSRTAPSPPASSPSPPPPPSSPNSEASNSGGKHLMKRKGNKGGGHHVPRGQNGQGQGQKGNQAQTNHRQGQKGNQGPINHEQGNQGTSNHEQGQKENQGPSNYGESQKGNQDSSNHGQGQKGNQDSSNHGQGQKENQGPSNYGEGQKGNQSSSNHGQGQKENQGPSNYGEGQKGNQSSSNHGQGQKGNQDSSNHGQGQKGNQDSSNHGQGQKENQSNYGQGKKGNQSSSNHGQGQKGNQDSSNHGQGQKEKQGPSNYGQNQKGNQDSSNHGQGQNGNQGPNNHRHNQGSHGGGGGHHRQH, via the exons ATGCCGCGAGGTCGGACCTTTGCTACCATAATACTCACCATCTCTCTCCTGATCCTCGCGGTCACGGCCAACTTGAGAGATCACATTCTTCATGTCAACCATGTTGATGGAACAAACGCCAATGCTAATCCCAATGATAAATCACAGGAAATAGCCAATGCCGCCAACCACATTGGCAAGGCTGTCAACGACGTTGCCAACACCGCGAATAGCCTTCTCAATAACCTGGCCACCGCGTTGAAACCAAACACGGACAACTTCACCGAGTACCCTCGACCGGCGCTGGTCCAAGAGTTCCTCCTGGCCCATAACGAGATCCGAAGAGAGGAGAAGATGAAGCCGTTGGTGTGGAACGACACGATGGCCCAGTTGGCGGAGGACTGGGCCATGAAGCAGGATCATCACGACTGTCAAATGCAGCATTCATCGTATCAAGGTATGGGGGAGAACTTGTTCTGGGCTCACAAAGCGCATTGGCTGCCGAGGGAGGCAGTGCAAGACTGGGGACATGAGAAGGTGTACTACAACAAAGAAAAGCGCGAGTGCGAACCAGATAAACCATGTGAACATTACACGCAGATTATATGGAAAGACACTGAACAAGTAGGATGCGCCCGACACAAATGCTCCAATGGAAATTTGCTAGTTGTTTGTGAATATTATCCTCCTGGAAATTGGGTCGGTATGGACCCCTTTAACCCAATCCCTTTATCTGAATTAGCTCATCATAACCTGTCGAGGACGGCGCCATCACCACCAGCATCTTCGCCTTCTCCGCCGCCACCACCATCATCGCCTAATAGTGAGGCGTCAAATTCAGGCGGCAAACATTTGATGAAACGAAAG GGTAATAAAGGTGGGGGTCATCATGTGCCACGTGGACAAAATGGACAAGGTCAAGGTCAAAAGGGTAATCAAGCCCAAACTAATCACAGACAAGGTCAAAAGGGAAATCAAGGCCCAATTAACCACGAACAAGGAAATCAAGGCACAAGTAACCACGAACAAGGTCAAAAGGAAAATCAAGGCCCAAGTAACTACGGAGAAAGTCAAAAGGGTAATCAAGACTCAAGTAATCACGGACAAGGTCAAAAGGGTAATCAAGACTCAAGTAATCACGGACAAGGTCAAAAGGAAAATCAAGGCCCAAGTAACTACGGAGAAGGTCAAAAGGGAAATCAAAGCTCAAGTAATCACGGACAAGGTCAAAAGGAAAATCAAGGCCCAAGTAACTACGGAGAAGGTCAAAAGGGAAATCAAAGCTCAAGTAATCACGGACAAG GTCAAAAGGGTAATCAAGACTCAAGTAATCACGGACAAGGTCAAAAGGGTAATCAAGACTCAAGTAATCACGGACAAGgtcaaaaggaaaatcaaagtaACTACGGACAAGGTAAAAAGGGAAATCAAAGCTCAAGTAATCACGGACAAGGTCAAAAGGGTAATCAAGACTCAAGTAATCACGGCCAAGGTCAAAAGGAAAAGCAAGGCCCAAGTAACTACGGACAAAATCAAAAGGGCAATCAAGACTCAAGTAATCACGGACAAGGTCAAAATGGTAATCAAGGCCCAAATAATCACAGACACAATCAAGGGTCTCATGGTGGCGGTGGCGGTCACCATCGTCAACACTAG
- the LOC126593206 gene encoding uncharacterized protein LOC126593206 isoform X30 translates to MPRGRTFATIILTISLLILAVTANLRDHILHVNHVDGTNANANPNDKSQEIANAANHIGKAVNDVANTANSLLNNLATALKPNTDNFTEYPRPALVQEFLLAHNEIRREEKMKPLVWNDTMAQLAEDWAMKQDHHDCQMQHSSYQGMGENLFWAHKAHWLPREAVQDWGHEKVYYNKEKRECEPDKPCEHYTQIIWKDTEQVGCARHKCSNGNLLVVCEYYPPGNWVGMDPFNPIPLSELAHHNLSRTAPSPPASSPSPPPPPSSPNSEASNSGGKHLMKRKGNKGGGHHVPRGQNGQGQGQKGNQAQTNHRQGQKGNQGPINHEQGNQGTSNHEQGQKENQGPSNYGESQKGNQDSSNHGQGQKGNQDSSNHGQGQKENQGPSNYGEGQKGNQSSSNHGQGQKENQGPSNYGEGQKGNQSSSNHGQGQKGNQDSSNHGQGQKGNQDSSNHGQGQKGNQDSSNHGQGQKENQSNYGQGKKGNQSSSNHGQGQKGNQDSSNHGQGQKEKQGPSNYGQNQKGNQDSSNHGQGQNGNQGPNNHRHNQGSHGGGGGHHRQH, encoded by the exons ATGCCGCGAGGTCGGACCTTTGCTACCATAATACTCACCATCTCTCTCCTGATCCTCGCGGTCACGGCCAACTTGAGAGATCACATTCTTCATGTCAACCATGTTGATGGAACAAACGCCAATGCTAATCCCAATGATAAATCACAGGAAATAGCCAATGCCGCCAACCACATTGGCAAGGCTGTCAACGACGTTGCCAACACCGCGAATAGCCTTCTCAATAACCTGGCCACCGCGTTGAAACCAAACACGGACAACTTCACCGAGTACCCTCGACCGGCGCTGGTCCAAGAGTTCCTCCTGGCCCATAACGAGATCCGAAGAGAGGAGAAGATGAAGCCGTTGGTGTGGAACGACACGATGGCCCAGTTGGCGGAGGACTGGGCCATGAAGCAGGATCATCACGACTGTCAAATGCAGCATTCATCGTATCAAGGTATGGGGGAGAACTTGTTCTGGGCTCACAAAGCGCATTGGCTGCCGAGGGAGGCAGTGCAAGACTGGGGACATGAGAAGGTGTACTACAACAAAGAAAAGCGCGAGTGCGAACCAGATAAACCATGTGAACATTACACGCAGATTATATGGAAAGACACTGAACAAGTAGGATGCGCCCGACACAAATGCTCCAATGGAAATTTGCTAGTTGTTTGTGAATATTATCCTCCTGGAAATTGGGTCGGTATGGACCCCTTTAACCCAATCCCTTTATCTGAATTAGCTCATCATAACCTGTCGAGGACGGCGCCATCACCACCAGCATCTTCGCCTTCTCCGCCGCCACCACCATCATCGCCTAATAGTGAGGCGTCAAATTCAGGCGGCAAACATTTGATGAAACGAAAG GGTAATAAAGGTGGGGGTCATCATGTGCCACGTGGACAAAATGGACAAGGTCAAGGTCAAAAGGGTAATCAAGCCCAAACTAATCACAGACAAGGTCAAAAGGGAAATCAAGGCCCAATTAACCACGAACAAGGAAATCAAGGCACAAGTAACCACGAACAAGGTCAAAAGGAAAATCAAGGCCCAAGTAACTACGGAGAAAGTCAAAAGGGTAATCAAGACTCAAGTAATCACGGACAAGGTCAAAAGGGTAATCAAGACTCAAGTAATCACGGACAAGGTCAAAAGGAAAATCAAGGCCCAAGTAACTACGGAGAAGGTCAAAAGGGAAATCAAAGCTCAAGTAATCACGGACAAGGTCAAAAGGAAAATCAAGGCCCAAGTAACTACGGAGAAGGTCAAAAGGGAAATCAAAGCTCAAGTAATCACGGACAAG GTCAAAAGGGTAATCAAGACTCAAGTAATCACGGACAAGGTCAAAAGGGTAATCAAGACTCAAGTAATCACGGACAAGGTCAAAAGGGTAATCAAGACTCAAGTAATCACGGACAAGgtcaaaaggaaaatcaaagtaACTACGGACAAGGTAAAAAGGGAAATCAAAGCTCAAGTAATCACGGACAAGGTCAAAAGGGTAATCAAGACTCAAGTAATCACGGCCAAGGTCAAAAGGAAAAGCAAGGCCCAAGTAACTACGGACAAAATCAAAAGGGCAATCAAGACTCAAGTAATCACGGACAAGGTCAAAATGGTAATCAAGGCCCAAATAATCACAGACACAATCAAGGGTCTCATGGTGGCGGTGGCGGTCACCATCGTCAACACTAG
- the LOC126593206 gene encoding uncharacterized protein LOC126593206 isoform X35 produces the protein MPRGRTFATIILTISLLILAVTANLRDHILHVNHVDGTNANANPNDKSQEIANAANHIGKAVNDVANTANSLLNNLATALKPNTDNFTEYPRPALVQEFLLAHNEIRREEKMKPLVWNDTMAQLAEDWAMKQDHHDCQMQHSSYQGMGENLFWAHKAHWLPREAVQDWGHEKVYYNKEKRECEPDKPCEHYTQIIWKDTEQVGCARHKCSNGNLLVVCEYYPPGNWVGMDPFNPIPLSELAHHNLSRTAPSPPASSPSPPPPPSSPNSEASNSGGKHLMKRKGNKGGGHHVPRGQNGQGQGQKGNQAQTNHRQGQKGNQGPINHEQGNQGTSNHEQGQKENQGPSNYGESQKGNQDSSNHGQGQKGNQDSSNHGQGQKENQGPSNYGEGQKGNQSSSNHGQGQKENQGPSNYGEGQKGNQSSSNHGQGQKGNQSSSNHGQGQKGNQDSSNHGQGQKENQSNYGQGKKGNQSSSNHGQGQKGNQDSSNHGQGQKEKQGPSNYGQNQKGNQDSSNHGQGQNGNQGPNNHRHNQGSHGGGGGHHRQH, from the exons ATGCCGCGAGGTCGGACCTTTGCTACCATAATACTCACCATCTCTCTCCTGATCCTCGCGGTCACGGCCAACTTGAGAGATCACATTCTTCATGTCAACCATGTTGATGGAACAAACGCCAATGCTAATCCCAATGATAAATCACAGGAAATAGCCAATGCCGCCAACCACATTGGCAAGGCTGTCAACGACGTTGCCAACACCGCGAATAGCCTTCTCAATAACCTGGCCACCGCGTTGAAACCAAACACGGACAACTTCACCGAGTACCCTCGACCGGCGCTGGTCCAAGAGTTCCTCCTGGCCCATAACGAGATCCGAAGAGAGGAGAAGATGAAGCCGTTGGTGTGGAACGACACGATGGCCCAGTTGGCGGAGGACTGGGCCATGAAGCAGGATCATCACGACTGTCAAATGCAGCATTCATCGTATCAAGGTATGGGGGAGAACTTGTTCTGGGCTCACAAAGCGCATTGGCTGCCGAGGGAGGCAGTGCAAGACTGGGGACATGAGAAGGTGTACTACAACAAAGAAAAGCGCGAGTGCGAACCAGATAAACCATGTGAACATTACACGCAGATTATATGGAAAGACACTGAACAAGTAGGATGCGCCCGACACAAATGCTCCAATGGAAATTTGCTAGTTGTTTGTGAATATTATCCTCCTGGAAATTGGGTCGGTATGGACCCCTTTAACCCAATCCCTTTATCTGAATTAGCTCATCATAACCTGTCGAGGACGGCGCCATCACCACCAGCATCTTCGCCTTCTCCGCCGCCACCACCATCATCGCCTAATAGTGAGGCGTCAAATTCAGGCGGCAAACATTTGATGAAACGAAAG GGTAATAAAGGTGGGGGTCATCATGTGCCACGTGGACAAAATGGACAAGGTCAAGGTCAAAAGGGTAATCAAGCCCAAACTAATCACAGACAAGGTCAAAAGGGAAATCAAGGCCCAATTAACCACGAACAAGGAAATCAAGGCACAAGTAACCACGAACAAGGTCAAAAGGAAAATCAAGGCCCAAGTAACTACGGAGAAAGTCAAAAGGGTAATCAAGACTCAAGTAATCACGGACAAGGTCAAAAGGGTAATCAAGACTCAAGTAATCACGGACAAGGTCAAAAGGAAAATCAAGGCCCAAGTAACTACGGAGAAGGTCAAAAGGGAAATCAAAGCTCAAGTAATCACGGACAAGGTCAAAAGGAAAATCAAGGCCCAAGTAACTACGGAGAAGGTCAAAAGGGAAATCAAAGCTCAAGTAATCACGGACAAG GTCAAAAGGGAAATCAAAGCTCAAGTAATCACGGACAAG GTCAAAAGGGTAATCAAGACTCAAGTAATCACGGACAAGgtcaaaaggaaaatcaaagtaACTACGGACAAGGTAAAAAGGGAAATCAAAGCTCAAGTAATCACGGACAAGGTCAAAAGGGTAATCAAGACTCAAGTAATCACGGCCAAGGTCAAAAGGAAAAGCAAGGCCCAAGTAACTACGGACAAAATCAAAAGGGCAATCAAGACTCAAGTAATCACGGACAAGGTCAAAATGGTAATCAAGGCCCAAATAATCACAGACACAATCAAGGGTCTCATGGTGGCGGTGGCGGTCACCATCGTCAACACTAG